The stretch of DNA TGAAGACACACACCATacaacagaacaaaccacagaaCAAAAAGTGAGGTCATGCAAAACCCTACTTTACCAGCTAAAGAAAAACATCATCAACTTTTGATACAGAATATAGCCACCTTCAAACATAATTTAATTACTTGTGGACATAATATGAAACCTTATCTTAAatacaatagtttcaaaaaaatgcTGTTACAATATAAAACCACAACAAAAGGTGTGCAAATAGACATTTATATCAGCTAAAAAAGGCAGTGAGAGGAAGGGCAAAGcattccagaaaacagctcctgaAGCCACTATTTACAATTCTGCTTTAACATCTGAATGCTGGtggcaggggtaggggtggggcttgGAACCATCTTTGCACCAGCTGACCCTGTGGCTCTCATGGATAAGGACAAGAGTGAGCAGGAGCTGCCGGCAAACTGGAGGCTTGGAAGGTTGTCATCTGGAGTATATGAATTTGGGTAAGGCCAGCCTTTCTCTGTAACTGCATATTGAACAAAAGCTGTTCACAGCTCCAGTTCCTCAGATTCTCCCTTTACTCAGTGTAAATCGTTACAGTtgcaattttattttcactttcaaaatGCCACATTGTTCTGGAAGCAAAGAAACCCACACTTAAGAGTGATACCTTCTCGAACTTCACTCCTGCAACTGAACTCGGAAGCTCTGGAGGAACTGTATTCTCAAGTGCACATAGAGAATTCATCCACTTTCCAAAGAAACAAGCGCAGCTGGAAGCTGCTGACCGGGAAAGGCTTcaagtgctttttgtttttggaaagctTCCCACACTTTCCACCAGTTTAAGATTTAGATCCGTGGTTTGCCCCCATGGAACACCTGGAAGATAGTTTTGGATATCAACTAGGGTGCTCCTGGCATCGACTGGACGCCGGGATACTGCTAGGTAACCTACAATTCCTAGAACAGTCCCCACCAGTGATGATGAGCCCCATGTGTCAGGAGGCCTGTGACTAAGAACCCCTGCTTTACCCTAAGGGCTGCTATAGACAGTCTCCACTCCAGTTCTTTGGAATCACCTCAGATTTTCTGTGAAGACAGTGCTGTAAACAAGACAGTTCTATGCTTTTGTTTCGTTGAGGTGGTGGAGGGTAATGACCCTAATACTGACTCTTAAGAGAGGCCCATCCTGTTGAGAATCTCCAGCTAACTGACAGCTTCAGTGTGGCATTCCTGTCTTGCTGGACCAGATCTCACCTCTACCACCTCACCCGCCTCTTTCCTGTGATGTCTGGTGGGCATTCCTCTCTGGGAACCTGCACTGGTCACATTGTGGCCCCAAACATTCCAATATCCTAATACCTCTACCTGAAAAAGGATGCATGGTTCCTGGCCTGTTTATGTGAAAACACATGCTGCTTGGTATTGTGCCGAAAAGCttcagaatattaaaaaaattttgtttaaaagcaAGGATATTCTGTGTTTTAGCCACTGAGATGCTAGGCTCATATTTCCTAAAAATGGTCATTCTGAATAATGATTTTACAGGctttcaaacaaaaataacatacaGTGTGAGTAGGGAAAGATATTTATCTGACTAAGATAGCCAGGTCCATAGCTATAATCAGAACAGGGATTCAACTGGAATGAAGGGATGTGGTTGGACTTGGGTGGGATACGTCCTGATATCCATCCAGGGAGGAACAGAAACCCAGACAACTGAGAGTGGGGCTTGAAAGAAAGCTTTGGCTTCTGAGGAATGTTACAGTATGAGAAGTTTAAGGTCTCAATTTCAGGATTGGAGTCTAAAATGCAATGATGAGCTTTGGGACATTAATGGCACGGGAGTGGCAAGGGAACAGGGCTACCCAAAAGTGCCCACAGGAGCACTGAGCTCATCTCACTGGGGATCAAGTCCCAGGAGGCTGGATGTGATCAGAAGAGAACTCTGCAAGGCTCTCCAgtccccttcccttctttctcagaGGAGTCCCTCAGCACAACTTAATCCAGACACCATGTTCCCATGCAGTATGTGACTGAATAGCATCTTTCAAAGTTCAGTCTTTGGCCCTGGTCTTCACACAGGCTGCATCCTTGCTTCTCACCAGCTGCCTTATGTCCGGTCCTGTGACTCACCTGCGGAGCTCCCTGAGATGGCCCCACCCCAGTGGCTATGGTGTTTTGGGGGATTTGGAGAATCCATTGGGCATAAACTCTGCTTAGGGCAAGGTTCACCTTGCTCCTTCTTGGATAATTCTTTTATTCAATTCTCTGAAAATTCAGGCTGTATGTTTTTtgggggtaggtgggtgggtgcatTGGATCAGAAAGCCATTAGTCACAGAAATCTCAGCTAGCCATCAACAAAACCGTCTAGAAGGGTGGATGTCCTGAATGCTCCCGATGCAAAGCAATCCTGTCTCTAACATTAAAAACTTGTCATCTACCGCAAATCAAATCCCAAACAACCAACAACTTAAAGGGACAAATGCTGCCTGCAAATCTACACCAAACATTGTCCACTGTGAGTCCAGCTGCCAGGAGGGAGGCATAGGCAGCTATATTTGTGCTTCTGTGGGGCCTCGCTGGATTTAGTTCAGGTGGTAGCGATGCTCTCCCCGTGTGATATGGGATGAGAACTCGTACCTGTCCCGGCTGTGATAACCACACATGTTACACTCAAAAGGCTCCCGGAAGCCATGGCAGCCCATGTGGATGGTGTACATGACGTGATCCAGGAAGAGCACACGGCAGTGTTCGCACTTGTAGACCTTCAGCTGCTCGCCACTCGTGCTGACCACGCGAATGGCATCCTGCGAGTTCTCTGAGGCCGCCCTCAGCACCTCATAAGCACGCTGCTCCTCCTTGAGGGCCAGCCCGTTGTGCACATGTGGGGTGATGTGGTTGGTCAGGTAGATGAGGCCACTGCGCTGCTCCTCTGCGTTGCTCTCGGTGTCCGTGGAGTCTTGGCAGCTGTTGCTCGGGGAGGCCTCCCGCTCCGATGACACAGACTTGGCCTTGGACAGCAGCAGCAAGTTCTCCACGGCGCTGTCCTGCGCCGAGTGGTTGGACCGTGGGGGGCCATCTGCGGGGGGCTTGTGCAGCTGGTACATGGAGCTGATGACAGGCACCACCTCAGAGCTGCCAGGGGGTGTCTGCACCAGCGGGCGCAGGGACTCAGCCCCCAGGTAGTTGATGGCATTGTTGATGGCCTGGTCCATCACATGGGATGTCATCATCTCGTCCTTCTCATAGCTGGCACTGTCATAGGGCATGTCTGACAGGCACTTGTCTCCTGTGGGAAGTAGGTGACCATTAGTAAAATCTATACCCAGGGGGTTGGAAGGTGTTCCTACTGTCACAGCAGATAGGACACATTTGCCCAGGCACAGGGtggaaaaagggaacatcctgcCCAGGGTCATACTATAATATGTGCTTTGAGAAATCCTATTTACCCATGAGTAAGGAAAGTAAAGGTTGTCCATGTCAGCTTAAACTGTGTATGTTTCACAGGGCTAACCCCCATCTTTCATTAAGTAAGGTAAAATTAACACTATTATattgaatttaaatattttaaaagagttttCTAAATGTATACTATTTAATTTAtcctaaaattatttaattaaaatacacagCCATGAATTAATTCATGTAATAAATTTAAGATACTATAttacatttatcattttaatacagaaaaacatttaCTCAAAAACATGATTACATATTACTTATAATAAACTAAATATTTCTTAGTAAATATTTCAAAAGTGGATGAACTCCAGTGCATGACGAAAGCAGAATGGATATATTAACACAACTGTATGCACCCTCGCTTCATAGTTAGCAGTGGTGAATGATCTCAGCAGAAACTGGAAGCGGGAAACAGATAAAATCCATTGGAGTAGACTGGGAGGTAGGCACCATTCACTTACTATTTACAAACATGCCTAATACTAAAGATGAACAAAACTGAGAATTCAGTGTTGACTTGTTGTGGGATAGAGTgcttgtttaacaatgtaaagatatgttacttttgcttatgctgtatttgtttaattatgtaaagatgtgttgctgttttaccttgcctgcctaaggcacctgattagtctaataaaaagctgaatggccaatagttggGCAGGGGaaagatagatggggctggcaggcagagagaaagacccCAGCTGGGGGCCGGCcagccagacagacatggaggaagcaaaaaagcaggatggacaatacatagatgaggtaaacgagccttgttgcagcacatagattaatagaaatgggttaatttaagttaaaaaagctagcaagaaacaagcctaagctaaggctgagcattcataattaataataagtctccatgtctttattagggagctagttggtggcccaaagaaaaccCCAACTATAAATGGCACACAACGTAGGGCATGTATTTttacatagggcctgagaaagctggaaaaaaaaaaaaaaagaaaccaacatgGCTTCCTAGTAGCCTGGTGCTCGTAGTGTACAGTGACTCGTACAGCAAGCACTTGAGCAGCTGGCATGTTAACCAGAAACAACAGGCTAAGTAAAAATGCCCGCCATAATGTGGGCACCAACTTCTTAGAGCTGAGGTGATTAAATGCAGCTCCCAGTTAAACTCAATGCTTGGTCAGGCCTGCAGGGCATAAAGCTCGGCTCTCACAGACCCAAGTGGGGTGGAGCCAGCTGTTAGTGCAAAGTCAAGCAGTGAGTTTAAGGTTGGGCTCATATGGTCAGAGAACACTACAGGTACACAGTAAAGCAGGTCCAAACAGGAAAAAACCCCTCTAATtaggttacagtgtgttt from Peromyscus eremicus chromosome 10, PerEre_H2_v1, whole genome shotgun sequence encodes:
- the Ikzf1 gene encoding DNA-binding protein Ikaros isoform X2 gives rise to the protein MDADEGQDMSQVSGKESPPVSDTPDEGDEPMPVPEDLSTTSGAQQNSKSERGMGERPFQCNQCGASFTQKGNLLRHIKLHSGEKPFKCHLCNYACRRRDALTGHLRTHSVGKPHKCGYCGRSYKQRSSLEEHKERCHNYLESMGLPGTMYPVIKEETNHSEMAEDLCKIGAERSLVLDRLASNVAKRKSSMPQKFLGDKCLSDMPYDSASYEKDEMMTSHVMDQAINNAINYLGAESLRPLVQTPPGSSEVVPVISSMYQLHKPPADGPPRSNHSAQDSAVENLLLLSKAKSVSSEREASPSNSCQDSTDTESNAEEQRSGLIYLTNHITPHVHNGLALKEEQRAYEVLRAASENSQDAIRVVSTSGEQLKVYKCEHCRVLFLDHVMYTIHMGCHGFREPFECNMCGYHSRDRYEFSSHITRGEHRYHLN